The genomic segment gctcgagaaaatcaggtactcacttcaacattcaaatggaaggtttcagaaagAGTGGGGACCTTTattaaatgcattccagactttataaatgcttgatcatcaagcacagttGAACAccttaacagtctacccattcatttatcgtggattattgttgtgacaggctgatatttgcatatgctcactggTAGTGACTCgggagggattatttttggtatctcattttcttttattgttgtcttgttatatgttagcataagttgttttttatttattctttttgtGCACTCTGTCTATAACAAATAtacaactttgcactttgttatgtcctaaaaactaaattaaaaagattttgatttaaaaaaagaaatattcCCAGCTCATCaacctggaaacatagaaacatagaaaataggtgcaggagtaggccattcggcccttcgagcctgcaccgccattcagtatgatcatggctgatcatccaactcagtatcctgtacctgccttctctccataccccctgatccctttagccacaagggccacatctaactccctcttaaatatagccaatgaactggcctcaactaccttctgtggcagagagttccagagattcaccactctctgtgtgaaaaatgtttttctcatctcgatcctaaaggatttcccctttatccttaaactgtgtgaccccttgttctggacttccccaacatcgggaacaatcttcctgcatctagcctgtccaaccccttaagaattttgtaagtttctataagatcccccctcaatcttctaaattctagagagtacaagccgagtctatccagtcttccttatatgaaagtcctgacatcccaggaatcagcctggtgaaccttgaaagtcctgccatcccaggaatcagtctggtgaaccttgaaagtcctgccatcccaggaatcagtctggtgaaccttgaaagtcctgccatcccaggaatcagtctggtgaaccttgaaagtcctgccatcccaggaatcagtctggtgaaccttgaaagtcctgccatcccaggaatcagtctggtgaacctgggAACTTGAGTattcgcctgacctgctgaaaattTGGacccttttctgtttttatttcagacttctatCATCTCAAGTCTTTTGCTTTTCAGTTAAAAGAATTATATCCTCTTTGAAATGTTTTGATGCAGAGATGTTAATAAGTATGGGGAGCCGACTGCAAGGACTATTAAAAGGACCAAAGAGATTCTGGCTGTGAATACATTTAATGTAAAGAGGAAATGAGAGGTTGGTTAGGTTGTAGTTGCAGTATTATAGTCATTTCTGTAGAATAGAATATTGATAGAATATGGAATATTGTTAAGAGATGGAACTAACACAAAAGGGTTGAAAAATGAACGTGTTCTGGAACTTAGAAAGAATGGTCAGTCTTTTTACCATAATTGATACTGCTGTCAATCTTAGTGAGACCAATTGCATTGCTACTTTAAATAAGGATGCGCCGATTTAAATatcacaaattaaaaaaataaatatctcTTAGTTACGCTCCCAATTTGTTAATCTTTCCACAGCATTGTTGTTATCATTGCGTTGTGAATCATGTGTTTGCAGATTTACCCGGTCGTCTGCAGTTTGAGGTGTGCCCACTGACCAACACCAGCTTCAGCCTCTCCTTCCAGCACCCAGTCAATGACTCTCTCGTGTGCGGTATGCTACTTTATCAACTCAAAAACTGACTGGTATTTTACTATGCAATCCCATTTACAGAAACTTATGTAACTACCTGCACAACAGTAAAAAGTCcactcttcatagaaacatagacaataggtgcaggagtaggccattcggcccttcaagcctgcaccgccatttaatatgatcatggctgatcatccaactcagtatcccatccctgccttctctccatacccctgatccctttagccacaagggccacatctaactccctcttaaatatagccaatgaacaggcctcaactacctcctgtggcagagaattccagagattcaccactctctgtgtgaaaaatgtttttctcatctcggtcctaaaagatttccccccttatccttaaactgtgaccccttgttctggacttccccaacatcgcgaacaatcttcctgcatctagcctgtccaaccccttaagaattttgtaagtttctataagatcccccctcaatcttctaaattctagcgagtacaagccaagtctatccagtctttcttcatatgaaagtactgacatcccaggaatcagtctggtgaaccttctctgtactccctctatggcaagaatgtctttcctcagattaggagaccaaaaatgtacacaatactccaggtgtggtctcaccaagaccccgtacaactgcagtagaacctccctgctcctatactcaaatccttttgctatgaatgctaacataccattcgctttcttcactgcctgctgcacctgcatgcctactttcaatgactggtgtaccatgacacatgGCATAATGTCTAGGcaacacgaaaacaggcccttctgggtACCCACACTGGTACCCACATTAATTACCCACACTAGTACCCACACTGGGTAATTAATGCGTTCAACAATAGGGCCACAACACAGGCATAGAGAATTGTACTAGATTGAAGCTCTGCAAATGGAGACCATTTGACAGTTGCCTGTGCTGCTTCCTCGGTAGAACAATTCAGCCAACTTCCTCCTCAAATCAAAGCTCTGCAGGTTGTTCCTCCAAGTGCATCTCATGTTTGCCCCCAACAGCCTTTCGGGCTGCTTTATTTTCTGCGTTTGGAAAAAACTTCTCCTTGTTTCccactagtttagtttcgagacgcAGCATGGAAATTATAGTTGACCAAGTACACCTGAccattggttctatgttatcccactttctcatccactcactacacactcgggacaatttacagaagccaattaatctgcaaacctgcacgtcttttagatgtgggaggaaacctgagcaccaggaTGAAGCCCACTTGGTCATAAGGGAGAACATGGACACGAACTGCACCTGAGGtccggatcaaatctgggtctctggccctgtgaggcagcggctctacaagctgctccactgtgtcacCAATGGTTCTTCAGATTGTTACTGTTGGAGAATGGCTACCTTGATCCGAGAACCCCTTGGCCCGCAGTACCATTGTGCTTTGTCCATTTCCACAATTTTGAAATTACCTTCGGCTCCGGGCATGGTAAAACTATGATAATATTTGCAAGCTTTACCATTATCCTAAATAATTGTTCTTCTGTTTTGAATGCTCCTAAAAACCAGAGAGCCCGCGTAGCCATGATCTTCGGGCTAGCTTCTATTCTCGTGTTTAATTATGTTCACTGCTGTTTATTTTGCCAGTTGTGATGGATGTATTGGATTCCAGGCAAGTGTGCTGCAAGCTCTATAAAGGACTTTCTGATGCCCTCATCTGTACTGACGACTTCATTAccagagtggtgcagcggtaagggTTTTCTCTGTTCCTTGTTACCTCCTGACAACGGTGTAGCAGAAGATCATGAAGGGGGTGTCGTAGATGAGGTCTATCGATATACAATCACTTAAGTAATTAAACACCTATTTTTGAGGTGGCACTGTGATATTTATACCATACCTAGCATTCTTCAGCtatctggcaggagaagagattgcTAGTTTAGGGCGGACACAGAGACTGGAAGATCTTTAGTTTAATGGAGCACATCATCCAAGGCTCTAGAATATTTACTGAGGTAGGGATAAAACAACAAAGTACGAGCCTTACTCAGTTGGCCAAGCCACAtgtgtggtgggaaatggacagacaacgtttcgggtcggactgaagaaaggtcccaacccaaattatTGTCTATTtgcctccatagatactgcctgatctgctgagttccttcagcactttgtttttttgctcaaaattccagcatctgcagcctcttgtctcCTATTTAGATAGGCTATCCTGTCCCTAATTTCCGAGACGTGCGCATCTTGTATTCTGGATGACATGGGGTTCGATTCTGTGGCCGTCCATAGTTCAATGGCCTGCTCGTACTCCCAAAGATTTACTGCCTTTGTGCGTTGCTCCACGGATGCCAGTACCAATTCAATGATACCCTGACAagtaaagtcacaaagtgctggagtaactcggaaggtcaggcagcatctctggagaatatggataggtgaattTTCAGGTCGGGTAGGAGGAACCTGATCCGAAATAtcgactatccatgttctccatagatgttgcttgatctgctgagttattccagcattttgtgtcttttttgtaaaccagcatctgcagttccttgtatgtaCTGATACCCTGACAAGTTATAGCTTCAGATATGAAAATCAGTGGGGAGTAAAACTAATAGTCTGAACTACTTTATTCCCAATCTTCTGACACCCAAGAAGTTTAAAAATAGAAGAACTACTTAGCTACTTTTAATAGTGTTATGTGTTTGAAATTAGACAATGCATTGAAGATCAAACACAGCTAAGGACTCTCCCGTGAGGTGGGAGTGTGTTAAAGGCAAGTGTAGAACACAGCTACAAGACTGTAACTGTAGAACAAGAAAGCTTTTGTCAGGATGTTGGGATAAAGAGCCCTTTAACACTTCAAAATAGGAATAATTtgagaattataaataaatgagtTGTCATATAGTTGGATGCTGCATGGGCTAGCTTTCAGAGTTGAATACTTGTTTGTAGTTatctagtttggtttattattgtcacatgtacagagatacagtgaaatacttgttctgcgtgctatccagtcaaatcatgctaTACATGGGTATACAAgaggatagacaaaagtgctggagaaactcagcgggtgcagcagcatctatggagcgaaggaaatgggcaacgtttcgggccaaaacccttcttcagagtatacaagaggagttgagtataggagcaaagaggtccttctgcagttgaacagggccctagtgagaccacacctggaatattgtgtgcagttttggtctccaaatttgaggaaggacattcttgctaatgagggagtgcagcgtaggttaattcccgggatgacgggactgtcatatgttgaaagaatggagccacTGGACTTGgagacactggaatttagaaggatgagagggtatcttattgaaacatctaagattattaagggattggacacattagaggcaggaaacatgttcccgatgtggctttGGCGTTGTAAGGCCAACACTattgctgtgccacagtgccgcctcACAGTCGCGTTCCTCATAAAGTTCACTTTTATTgaattggttcagtttagtttattgtcacgtgaaccgaggtgcagtggaaagctttttgttttgcttgaaTTTGTTTGTGTGGTACAGTTTGACAGCAGTGTGGGTGAATGTGAATAATTGCCACTGATGCCCTGTGTGTTGCAGATGTATGTCTATCCCAGTGACGATGCGGGCAATCCGCCGCAAGGCAGAGACCATCCAAGCGGACACCCCAGCTCTGCCCCTCATTGCCGAGACAGTGGAGGACATGCTGAAGAGGAACCCCCCTCCACCCAGCAGCCCCGGCTACAGCACGCAGCAGGTCAACAACCCACCCAGTGACACCACCACTACGCCAACCAGCACCTTTCCTGGGCCCAACTCCACCATCTTCAATATGCAGGGCATGAAGGAAAGGCACGAATCAGGACACGGGGAAGACTCCTTTAAAGTGAACCAGAACCCGATCCTGACCAGCTTGTTGCAAATTACAGGGAGTGTTGGTTCATCCATTGGGTCAAGCCCCACGCCCCCTGGTCACACACCTCCGCTGGTTTCTTCCCCTGCAAGTAATACCAAAAACCACCCCATGCTGATGAACCTGCTCAAGGACAACCCCAGCCAAGATTTTTCCACGCTTTACAGCAGCAGCCCCTTGGAGAGGCAAAATTCTTCTTCCAGCTCCCCACGAATCGACGTGGCTTCGGGCAGCACCAAACAGAAGAAGAAGAGGACTCGGTCTCAGACGGATAAACCCAAGCAACCTCAGACCGAGGAAGACTTCCAGAGAGAGCTCATCTCCATGGACTTCGACGCTCCGAACAGTGTCTTTGACGTCAACATGCCCGGGGATACTTTGGACACCCCGCACATCACCCCTGCCCCCAGTCAGTGCAACACTCCGACAACGTACCCTGGCACAGTTGCACACTCGCAGCAGTCCACCATGCAGAGGATGGCACGCCTGTCTAGCACGGACAGTATTGGAGCTGACGTCACAGAGATTCTGTCCGACATAGCGGAGCAAACGAAGCTGGCCACCCCCACCGACAATTGTCCGTCCGCCGGCACCCCTGTCCGTGATTCCGTCAATTCATCCCATGCTGCTGTGAACAGCACTTTTGATGCAGACGTTTTTCAGGCTGGGAGCAACGAGAACACATACACTGACCCTGCAGACCTAATAGCAGATGCCACCGCCACTCCCACCAGTGACTCCTCTAACCAGTTTTTTCCCGACGGAGTAGATTTTTTATTGGAAAATCAAAGCGGGAACAATTTTGTGAGTGGATACTTTGACGAGAGCAGCCAGGGCGGCGATATGGATGACATGAAGGGTTTCCCCCCACCGGCGTCTGCCTCCATGAACGTGCAGGCGATGGGCGGTGACAGCGGGGAGCGCTCCAAAGGGAGCAGCCACGCGGACATGGTGGATTTTAGTATGTTTACCAACAGCAACAAGTCGCTGGGGCCGCCCGACGGGATGGAACACACTGGAAACCAGAGCCCCTTGTTGAGCACCGTGGAGGTTGCAAAAGTGGACAAGTCTCAAAAGCAGCGATCTGCCAAGGAAGGAAACGGTGGCGGGAGCAACAGCTTACCCGGGATGACCAACGACAGTAAACCCGGCAAGCGCACCCGGACTCCGTCGAGCGATGGCAAAAACAAGGAAAAGCCTCCGAAGCGCAAGAAAACCGACTCGGAAAACAAGTCTCCGTCTCACAGCGTGTCTAGTAGGCCTTTCACACCACCTGCCAGCACCACCGGTTCCAAATCCCCTGGCAGCTCTGGGAGGTCACAGACTCCACCCAGTGTGGCCACCCCTCCAATCCCGAAAATTACAATTCAGATCCGCAAGGAGATGGTCGGAAAATCGTCCTTGCACAGTCAGTTTGGCTCAGGCCCTTCGTCCAGCAGCAAAAGTCACCACTCTCATTCCTCCAATTCCTCTTCCGGCAAATTGAAAAGCAACAAGTCGGAGAGCTCTTCCAGTTCCAAAATGAGCAGCGGCAGCCTGTATCCAGGGCAAGGCAGCGGCAGTTCCAGTCAGTCCAAGAGCTCGTCTCAGTCCATGGGTAAACCCAGCTCCTCTCCAGTCACCAAGCACGGTTTGACCAGCAGTGGCAGCTtgtccagcaacagcagcagcaaaatGAAGCCCCAGGTCAAGTCGTCCTCGTCTCTTGCTAATCCATCCGGAGGAAAGCCCAgcgtctctccctcccactccagACCGTCGGGCAACTCGGAGAAGCTTTCATCGCCACTGAAGCCCATTCCGGGAACTCCGCCAATGAAAGCCAAGTCTCCAGTCAGCTCGGGCTCAGGAAGCTCTCACATGTCTGGGTCTAGCTCCAGCTCAGGCATGAAGCAGTCTTCTGGCATGGCATCCTCCGGTTCCTTGAACCAGAAACCTCcagcttcctcttcctcttcctcgtcctcctcctctgcttcctcaatGTCTTCATCTCAAAACGCCCACGGAAATCTAATCAAAGGGAAGTCTCCCAGTCGGACCAAGAAGCCGTCTTTGACGGCAGTGATTGATAAGTTGAAACATGgcgtgggtggtgtgggtggttCTAACGCTGACGACTCTGCAGACGGCcaaatggcggcggcggcggcagcagcagcaatggCATCTGCTCACGGCATCCCGTCCAAGCACAGTGTGTCACCGGCTGATTATCAGGGAAAGCGAGAGAAGAGTGACAAAGAAAGCAAATCCAAGGTCTCCGTCTCGGGGAGTTCGGGCGACAGTGGGAAGAAATCCTCCGACTCCAAGAACGGCGGGGGGACGGGCGTGGCCAAGATCATCATCAGCAAGCACGACGGTGGTTCTCCGAGCATCAAGGCCAAGGTGACCTTGCAGAAGCCAAGTGATGGCAGCGGCGATGGCTTAAGACCGCAGATCACCGGAGCAAAAAACTATGGGTCGCCTTTGTTCAGCGGATCAACGCCAAAACACGAACGTTGTTCCCCGAGCTACAGCAAGTCGCCCGCCTACACCCCTCAAGGTGGCGACAGTGGCAGCGAGTCCGGCTCGTCCTTCGCTGAGAAGTCCCACCAGAACAGTCCAAGCTCGGACGACGATGTCCGGCCGCTCCCTGAGTATAGtttggaaaagcataaaaagcacaAAAAGGAGAAGAAGAAAGGGAAGGACAAGGATCGCGATCGGGACCGAGACAGGGAGAAGAAAAAATCTCACTCTAGTATTAAAGCAGAGAGTTGGTCAAAGTCTCCGATATCAACTGACCAATCCTTATCTATGGCAGGGAGCACATCCATGAACTCCGAGAGGTCATCTCGCCCCAGCCCGGCATTTTTGATTGGCGATGATGATGAACTCATGAACGTTGCTCTGATTGGTAATTAAAATGAAGTGCTTTGTTCATAAACCATGAGAGTGTCAACAGTACTATGATCACATTTTGTTCCTAAGTGTGAGGTTCTTGGCTTTATCTCCAATCTTGGCAGATGCCTCATTCGCACACAAAAGGTTTTTAAAATTACCAATTATTTTTAATGTCAACAACCAATTCTCAAACAGTGTACATAAAATGAAACCATTTTCTGTACATctttgagtgggggggggggggggctttgtcAAGTCTTACATGAACATCCTTAATCTTCCTTTTCAGAAGGGGACTAGATTGAAATTAAGCCAATGAAGGTTCATTGACCAAGGATTGGTTTGGCTTTCTTCAGCAGAGCTTAAAACCTCCTGAACCTGGCTCCATCCTATTTGTGTTTGCCTCCCATACGTGAATGCTCATTTTTTTATTGATGCAAAACTATTTTAAAGTCGGAAGAAGTTGCTCTATTGTGTGTTAAAGCCATTCATATTTTTTTTCTAAAAAAACAAAATGGCCTGAGTGTTTAATCTTTTTGACTCCCAACCCTGGTGCAAGAGATAGATTTTATTTAACTATTAGTTAGGTCCAGATTGTTTTACATAAAACCTAATATGCTTTTAATGTGCTTTATTTTTAACTATTTATTAATCTCTTAATTTCAGAATTGAAATAATTTTAACGGCTTCTAAAGCTTTGTTAAATCATTTTAATGTCAAATGTGTATATTGCTTTAAATGCACAGTTTGCAGTACAATGCTGATTTCTCTCTTGATTATTCTTCCAAAGAGCCAGAATGCATTTGTATGATTATTTTGCGTTGACATTTTAAAGCTGACGGTTCTGCTTGTTTGGAGAATGTTTCTATCATTTTTCTCCAGCCTTCTGCCTCAATTGAAAGTTTGAGAATGCGTTTTACAGATTCCAACACCCACTTTGTCTCAGTTTCACGacctgatctggacgatggtgttcaAATTTAAACCACACGTGTAAACTGAAGGGAACCCAGCCATTGTACTGGCCAAACTTCCCAATAGTTCTTCCTGATGCTTATTTTGCTTGCCATAATTTTATCCTCCGTGTAGCCATTGAATCCACAAGTGAAGGTTTGCCCACTTTGCATTGAATGAAGCTCCCGGCAGTTCACCAGTTAGTTACGTCTTGGCATGGTTTCATAAAAGCGGAAGCAAAAACCTATTACATAACTGATAAAACCACAAACCCAAAGGCAATAACTTTTTTTACCTTCCAAGAATGAAGGGAAATTGATACCCAAGTGGAAAGTAATTGCAGAAAGATTATATGATGTCGATGTTCTTGTGCAGCGAGTTCACGTCCATTTGAAGAGGCAGGTTGAAAGAATCCCCATTTATGATATTTATTGGAATAGCAAAGCATCTTTAAACAAATTAAATCACCCACACAATAAGATTGTTTAAATATTAGTCCAATTGGCCTTCTGCTAGAACAATAATGAACTGGATATCAGTTAGAAGCCATATTGTTGAGCCACGAGTCTACATTCAATACCCTGCAGAAATCGAAAGATAAATGCTCTCTAAATTGTTTTCTTGATAGCAGATTCCAATAATAGCTGAGATCTCTCTTACGTGGCACGTGAAACAATTAAAAGGTCACAAGTGCATCCCACTTCCAATCCACATGAAAGGAAATATTGGACCTCTCAATAATACTCTTAGGATCCCACCAAATTATAAAATGGTTCACGTCTTAACAGTAGTTCAGATATTGCAGGGTCTCATGTTGTCATCCAGTGTGGCCAAATCAATCAGTCATTGGATTTGCCAAATAGATATTCACAGGAATTTTTCTCATTtggttaatgtttttttttattcgTGATAGCAAATACATAAGCTGTCAGAAATCATTCAGAATGTGAGGCCATGGGTTGTCCAGAGAAAGTCTTTCCTGCCATTCGGTGAGGTCTAAACTGTGATCAAATTCTTCATCCCAAAAAATCCACCACTTTATGTACCTTCCGATGCCCAAAAaaggcattggtttattattgtcacttgtgcggagatacagtgaaaatctttgagtGCTAGGCTGGGACATCATACCATGCccaagtacaatcaagccatacagacAAGAAACAACAACAGACAGAATAAAGACAAAAATAATTACTGCAGAATATGATgagacagctacagagaaagtgtagaTTAGAAAAAGTTCAAAGGCCACAACAAGGTAGGTTAGGAGATGGGGACGACATCCATAGATTGAGAGATCTGTTCAGTAGTTTGATAATGGCGGGGacgaagctgttcccaaatctgGTGGTACATCCTTTCCAGCTTTATCTTCTGCCCAACGGAGGTAGATAGAATAGGGAATGACCTGGGTGTAagtggtccttaattatgctggctTTATGCTTTCCCAGGGCAGCGTGCGGTGTAGATAgggtgaccggggggggggggggggggggggggtgagggggatgaGGCTGGTTTGTTTGATGGACTGGGATGCATTACaaattctttgcaatttcttgcaatcttggccaagttgtgatgcatctcgataagatgctttctatggtgcatctgtagaaatcggTAAGAGATattgccaagtcaagtcaagtcgcatttat from the Amblyraja radiata isolate CabotCenter1 chromosome 16, sAmbRad1.1.pri, whole genome shotgun sequence genome contains:
- the med1 gene encoding mediator of RNA polymerase II transcription subunit 1 is translated as MAALQGFPVSVSYGHSGAVDTPAGPQPPPQPQQPLQPQPQPPPPPAHPQPPAPADRSKEEVTEAEKLSKMNSLLEKLHTKYSQTSRPWSETAKLVRQAMEKRNIMNTGGHQHLIACLETLQKALKVMSLPAMTDRLESIARQNSLGSHLSPSGTECYITSDMFYVEVLLDPSGQVCDVKVAHHGENPVSCQELVQYLREKNFLEFSKHLKGLVNLYKLPGDNKLKTKMYLALQSLELDLSKMAHMFRLATNASNLDTILQGNVGYLTPRSGGHLMNLKYYVSPYDVFEDVNGAPLNLNENVPRSLGMNVFVTIEGPTAMCKLPIAPLITGSHPTDNKGTPSFSSVTNANSVDLPACFFLKFPQPIPVSAFCIQKLQNFLGIPLFDPPTTLVPLYELITQFVLSGKDGSASTLKHNMRFYASLPGQQHCYFLNKDAPIHDGRCLQGALLHKIPFRHPGQVPRVLEFLRHQVAYNILIGSCVKRTVLKEDLPGRLQFEVCPLTNTSFSLSFQHPVNDSLVCVVMDVLDSRQVCCKLYKGLSDALICTDDFITRVVQRCMSIPVTMRAIRRKAETIQADTPALPLIAETVEDMLKRNPPPPSSPGYSTQQVNNPPSDTTTTPTSTFPGPNSTIFNMQGMKERHESGHGEDSFKVNQNPILTSLLQITGSVGSSIGSSPTPPGHTPPLVSSPASNTKNHPMLMNLLKDNPSQDFSTLYSSSPLERQNSSSSSPRIDVASGSTKQKKKRTRSQTDKPKQPQTEEDFQRELISMDFDAPNSVFDVNMPGDTLDTPHITPAPSQCNTPTTYPGTVAHSQQSTMQRMARLSSTDSIGADVTEILSDIAEQTKLATPTDNCPSAGTPVRDSVNSSHAAVNSTFDADVFQAGSNENTYTDPADLIADATATPTSDSSNQFFPDGVDFLLENQSGNNFVSGYFDESSQGGDMDDMKGFPPPASASMNVQAMGGDSGERSKGSSHADMVDFSMFTNSNKSLGPPDGMEHTGNQSPLLSTVEVAKVDKSQKQRSAKEGNGGGSNSLPGMTNDSKPGKRTRTPSSDGKNKEKPPKRKKTDSENKSPSHSVSSRPFTPPASTTGSKSPGSSGRSQTPPSVATPPIPKITIQIRKEMVGKSSLHSQFGSGPSSSSKSHHSHSSNSSSGKLKSNKSESSSSSKMSSGSLYPGQGSGSSSQSKSSSQSMGKPSSSPVTKHGLTSSGSLSSNSSSKMKPQVKSSSSLANPSGGKPSVSPSHSRPSGNSEKLSSPLKPIPGTPPMKAKSPVSSGSGSSHMSGSSSSSGMKQSSGMASSGSLNQKPPASSSSSSSSSSASSMSSSQNAHGNLIKGKSPSRTKKPSLTAVIDKLKHGVGGVGGSNADDSADGQMAAAAAAAAMASAHGIPSKHSVSPADYQGKREKSDKESKSKVSVSGSSGDSGKKSSDSKNGGGTGVAKIIISKHDGGSPSIKAKVTLQKPSDGSGDGLRPQITGAKNYGSPLFSGSTPKHERCSPSYSKSPAYTPQGGDSGSESGSSFAEKSHQNSPSSDDDVRPLPEYSLEKHKKHKKEKKKGKDKDRDRDRDREKKKSHSSIKAESWSKSPISTDQSLSMAGSTSMNSERSSRPSPAFLIGDDDELMNVALIGN